The Geobacillus genomosp. 3 genome segment TTGTTTCATGACTTTTTCAACGTTATGGCCTGGGTCGACGAGATGGAGACCGAGCGCCTGAGCATCGTGGGCGGTATGATAATACACATCCCCGGTCACATACACGTCGGCACCGGCCGATGCGGCGGCAGCAACAAACTTGTTTCCGTCCCCACCAAGCACCGCCACCGTCTGCACAAGATCATCCAACCGGCCGACAACGCGGACCGCCGGGATAGAAAATGCCGTTTTCACTTGTTCGGCAAAGGCACGCAGCGTCACCGGCTGCGGCAGCCGGCCGATGCGCCCGAGCCCGAAGCGGCGCCCTTCATTGTCAAGCGGATAGATGTCATACGCTACTTCCTCATACGGATGAGCGGCGAGCATCGCCTCCATTACTTGACTTTCCAACGAAGCAGGAACGATCGTCTCGATGCGCACTTCCTCCACTTCTTCAAGCCGCCCTTGCTCACCGATAAACGGCTCGGCCCCTTCTTCCGGCAAAAACGTTCCGATGCCGCGGCTGTTGAACGTACAATGACTGTAACGGCCAATATGGCCGGCGCCGGCATCCCCTACGGCCGTCCGCACCGCCTCAGCGTGGCTCACCGGAACATAGACGACAAGCTTTTTCAACGCTTCCGTATAGGTTGGCACAAGCACGTCCGTTTCATTCAGACCGAGCGCTTCGGCGAGCCAGTCGTTCAATCCGCCAAAAGCGACATCCAAGTTCGTATGAGCAGCATACACGGCAATGTCATGCTTGACGCATGCCGCGATCATCCGTCCGTGCCCGTCATCGGTCAATAGCTGCTGCAGCGGACGATATAGCGGCGGATGGTGAGCGATAATTAAATCGACCTGTTGATCGACAGCTTCGGCGACAACGTCTTCAAGCACGTCAAGGGCGACCATGACTTTTTTGACCGGCTTGTTCAACGTCCCGATTTGCAGGCCGATCCGGTCTCCCTCCATGGCTAACGGTTTCGGAGCGAGCTGTTCGACAAGCTGAATAACCTCGTAGCCGTACGGAATGCGGCTCATAGCAACGCCTCCTCTACCAATTGGACTTTTTTCTCCAGTTCGCGCTTTTTCTCCCGCGCCGCTTCACTTTCTCCCTTTTCCGCTAAATCAGCGATAATCCGCTTCCAATGCCGGAGTTCACGCTGCCATTTTTCACGGAACACCTCACTGTTTTCTTGGCGCAAAAACGGGCCTAAAAGCAGTTCCGCCTCCAAATGGCGATACGGTCGTCGGGCGTCGCCGCGCTCGGCGACAAGCACTTCGTAAATTTGCCCGTCCTCTTTCAAAATGCGCTCAGCCGTCAGCTCCCACCCGTGGTCAAGAAGCCAGCGGCGGACAAGCTCGGCCCCGATGTTCGGCTGCAAAATGAGCCGTTTTACGCCGGTCAGCTTTTCTTCCCCCTCGTCTAAAATACGGGCAATAAGAGCACCGCCCATGCCGGCGATCGTGATGCAATCCACTTCCCCGTGGTCGATGACGGCCAGCCCGTCCCCCTTGCGCACGGAAATGAGATGGGAAAGCCCGGACTTTTCCACTTGCTGCCGTGCTGAGCGGAGCGGTCCATCCGCCACTTCGCCGGCAATGGCTTTGGACGCATAGCCGCGCAAGCAGGCATAACAAGGCAAATAGGCGTGATCCGAACCGATATCAGCGAGCACCGCCCCTTTCGGGATGAAGGAAGCGACCGTTTCAAGCCGTTTTGATAGGTGAAATTCGTTCATGATTCCTTAATAACGAAACCAACCTTCCCTAAGCTGCCATACGAAGGCGGCCCGCATTCCCCTCCTTTCTTTTTCCAATTTCATGCCCCTTTATTGTACTACTCGAACGTTCTCCTATGTATGCTCACACGAAAAAGCAAGGAGCTGCCCGGTTCGAAATGATAAAACATCCCTTCGCCAAAGGCAAAGGGACGCCAATCATCATTATTTTAAGCCGGCCAGCCATTTCGTCATCGCATCGAGGTTGTCAGCCGGCACCAACCCGCCCGGCATGCCGCCGCGGCCGTTTTGGAGAACGTCTTTAATTTGGTCGGCCGACAGCCGTTCGCCAACTCCTTTTAACGCCGGACCGACGCCGCCTTCATAGCTTTGGCCGTGGCAGCTGGCACACGTTTGTTGATAAAACTGCTCCGGATTGAATTCCGCGGCTTGTTCCGTTTTTTCGCCGCCTTTTTTCTCTTCAGCCATCTCTTTCGCATCGCCTAGCCCTTTGAACGACAAGACGAACGTTAGTACAATCCCGAACGCCATGATGATGAAAAACGGGATGAGCGGATTGCGGTTCATCTTTTTTACCTCCCTTATGTATGATCAAGAACACTGCAAACACTTTTATTTTACTGTAAATAATGGACAAGGAAAAGCCCTAAGTTTCCAAAACGGAAACAACCGGCTTCATTGCCACCAAACGATCACCGCTGTAAGCACTCCCCCGACAGCGGCAGCGAGAGAAAAATAATGGAGACGAAACAGGTGGCCGACAGCAAGCCAAGCGGCACAGTTGGCCAGCACCGCAACCGTAAGCGCACCGCTCTGGCCGGGAAAATAATAGCTGCTGCCGGCGACTGTCCCCATCAATAACAGCCATGCACTGCCGATCAGCGGAAAATGAAGGAGCTGCCGTTCTTTCCGCCATCGCCAAACGAGCAACAGGCAAACAGACAAAAAAAGGGACAAAAGGAGCGTTTGCAAAACGAATGACAATTCAGTAAAATAAATGGCAAGAGCGGCGGCTGGCAACAATAAACAAAGACCGGCAGCAAGCGAACCGGGCCGCTGGCGGCTGCGTGGGCGACCATCGCCTTCCGTATAGAGGGCAAGCAAGTAATCGCAATATTGTTCTGGCAGAAGGCGTGAACGTTTCCAATATTCAATTTCCCGGATAATCGTTTCCCGTCGTCGCCGATTCATTCGTCAATCACCTTTCATCCATGAAAGAAAAGAGAAAAAAATAGTTTACTTCCGAGGAAGTAAACTACCAAAAGACGGTCATTCCAAAAAGTCTTTCAACCGTTTGCTGCGGCTTGGATGGCGCAGTTTGCGCAGCGCCTTGGCTTCGATTTGGCGAATTCGTTCGCGCGTCACGCCAAATACTTTCCCGACTTCTTCCAATGTCCGCGTCCGGCCGTCATCGAGCCCGAAGCGAAGGCGGAGCACGTTTTCCTCGCGATCCGTCAGCGTATCAAGCACATCTTCGAGCTGCTCTTTCAACAGCTCGTAAGCGGCGTGTTCCGACGGCGACGTCGCCTCTTGGTCTTCGATGAAATCGCCAAGATGCGAGTCGTCTTCCTCGCCGATCGGCGTCTCAAGCGACACTGGTTCTTGAGCGATTTTCAAAATTTCCCGCACTTTCTCCGGGGTCAAATCCATTTCTTCGGCGATTTCTTCCGGTGTTGGTTCGCGCCCGAGGTCTTGGAGCAGCTGCCGCTGGACGCGGATCAATTTATTGATCGTCTCGACCATATGAACCGGGATGCGGATCGTCCGCGCCTGATCGGCGATCGCCCGCGTAATAGCTTGGCGAATCCACCATGTCGCGTACGTGCTGAATTTGTAGCCCTTGCGGTAGTCAAATTTTTCAACCGCCTTGATCAAGCCCATGTTTCCTTCCTGAATGAGATCGAGGAAGAGCATGCCACGGCCGACATACCGTTTGGCGATGCTGACAACAAGGCGGAGGTTCGCTTCTGTCAGCCGGCGTTTCGCTTCTTCGTCGCCCTGCTCAATCCGTTTGGCCAGCTCGATTTCTTCTTCCGCCGATAAAAGCGGAACGCGGCCAATTTCTTTTAAGTACATGCGCACCGGGTCGTTAATCTTCACGCCAGGGGGGACGGACAAATCGTTTAAGTCGAACTCTTCCTCTTTCACCAGCTCGTCGATATCCGGATCGGTCTCGATGTCGGATTCGCTGATCACTTCAATGCCTTGGTCAGCGAGGTATTCGTAATATTCATCCATCTGATCGGAGTCCAAGTCAAAGCCGGAGAGCCGCTCGGCGATTTCCTCGTACGTGAGGATGCCGCGTTTTTTGCCGAGCTCGGCGAGCTGCTCTTTCACTTGCTCAAGCGTATCGCCAGCAGCTTCCACCTGCTTTGATTGGGCTGGTTTTTCAGCCATTTCATTACCTCCTTTAAAAACTCATACCACCATGTTATGAAGAAGATAACATTTTTTTCATTTCAATCATTTCTTTGGCGATGCGAGCGGCAGCCAAAAAGTCTTTTCTTCGCTCCGCTTCGGTTTTTTCTTGCTCTTTTTCCTTTAGCATTAACCATTTCGGGTGATTCAACACATGCTTCATATAATCGGCGAGCTCTTGTTCGGAAACATCATCGCTCACCAACAAAAGCGACAGCTCACTCGCCAGCGGCTGCAGTTCGCCGGGAAGCCGGAACATGAGTGCACCAAGGTCGGCTTCATGCCCTTCTTCATAAAAGGCATAAATATAAGCAGCTAATGCCCGATGCTCTTCGATGTTAAACCGTCCGCCGACCCGCTCTTGAACGATGAGCGCCACATCGCGGCTTCGCATCATATGGGCAAGCAGCAGCCGCTCCGCGTTTTGGAAAGCCGGCAGCAGCTTTTTCGCCAGCGTCGGCCGCGGCGCCTTTTCGCTGGCCGCCGCCTCCCGCTGCTTCGGCTTTTCGTGCTTGTAGCGGGACAGCTGCTCATTGAGAGCGGAAAGCGACAAAGAAAACTCATCTGCGAGTTGGCGTACGTAATAATCTTTTTCGACAGGACTCGGCAGTTTGCCGATCTCACGGAGCACTTCTTCAATATAACGAAGCCGGTCGCCTTCGCGCTGCAAATTTTTTCCCCGCCGCAAATAGGTCATTTTAAACGCCATGAGCGGCTGGGCGGCAGCGATTTCTCCGGCAAACCGTTCCTTGCCGTAAACGCGTATATATTCATCCGGGTCAAGGCCGTTCAGGATGGATGCCACCTTGACGTGGCATCCGAGCGCGCTCAGTTGTTCGGCGGCGCGCCAGGCAGCTTCCGTTCCGGCGTTGTCGCCGTCGTAGCAAATCGTGACCGTTTCGGCATGACGGCGCAAAATGCGCGCCTGCTCCTCGGTCAACGACGTGCCCATCGTTGCCACCGCATAATCAATGCCGGCCTGGACGGCGGAAATCACATCGGCAAACCCTTCAAGCAGCAACGCTTCCTGCCGCTTGCGGATCGGCACCCGCGCCTCATGAAAGTGATATAAAAGCGTTCCTTTATGAAAAATCGGCGTTTCCGGGCTGTTAACGTATTTCGGCTGCCCCTCGTCAAGCAGGCGGCCGGAAAACCCAACCGTCTCACCGCGGTGATCATGGATTGGAAACATGATCCGATTGCGAAAGCGGTCGACATACCGTTCGTCTTCTTTTTTCGTTACTAAGCCCGCCTTTTCCATCACCGGAAGCGAAAAGGAATGGCTGTCGAGAAGCCGGACCGCTGCATCGGGCGCATCCGGCGCATAACCGATTTCAAACCGGTCAATCGTCTCCTTCGTCCATCCGCGCGCCTGCAAGTAATCAAGCGCCGCTTGTCCTTCTTTTGTATAGACAAGTAAATGGTGGTAAAAACGTTTCAGCAAGGTGTGCGCCTCAATCATCGCCTTGACCTCGCCGTTTTGGCCGTCATCATGCCCGCGAACATTCAACTGATAGGCGGACAGGTCGATACCTGCCTTAGCCGCAAGACGTTTCGCCGCTTCCACAAACGGAATGCCCTCCATATCCATTAAAAACGTAAAGGCATTCCCCCCTGCTCCGCAGCCGAAGCAGTGGAAAATTTGCTTCTCTGGGGAAACGGAAAACGATGGCGTTTTTTCCCCGTGAAATGGGCATAAGCCAAAATAGTTGCGGCCTTGCTTTTTCAGTTGAACATATTCACCGACCACATCAACGATATCGATGCTGCGGCGAATCGCTTCAATCGTTTCTTCGGGAATGCGATGTCCCATATGAATCCCCCCTGAACTTCCTAACGACTAAAGTCATGGGGTTCTTGTGTACTACAGAGCTTTTTCCATGTCTTCGCTCGACAGTGACCCGTATTCCCCAAGAGCTTTACAGGCAACCATCTATCCGATGCCTAACCCCCTGCAGGCTCGAGAACGCCTTTGATTGTTTCCCCATATTTTCATTCCAGCGGTTGAAACCGTGGGGCTTCATCATGCCTGTTCTTACTTATTCTCGGCGGCAAGCCCATTTTCCTGTTGGTTTCGACAAATTTTTTCAATATCTCTGTTTCGCCTTCCCCCTTGCCTCCAAATCAAAGGTTGAACGCCGTGCCTTCTGCTGCCTCCTCGCTTCGCTTCCTATGTAGGAGCCCATGGCGGCGGTCCCGTTCGAAGACGCACTCGGTATATTATATTTCAGCACCGGAAAGAAAATTTCACTTTTTTCTTGGCACTTTGTTGCAGTACACAAACCCGCTTTTGCGGCAAGGGATGGCTTTACACCCCCTATTATTCTACACCGTTCTAAAAAATCCTTCTTTTTTTCCGAACGGTCGACATTTTTTGTCGAAAAACTTTTTTTTGCAACTCTTGACAAGCAGCTATAAATAGTTTACTCGTCTCATGACCGCTCTAAACCTATATGGGGCATTTTTCTCACAATTTTTTATT includes the following:
- a CDS encoding Nif3-like dinuclear metal center hexameric protein; protein product: MSRIPYGYEVIQLVEQLAPKPLAMEGDRIGLQIGTLNKPVKKVMVALDVLEDVVAEAVDQQVDLIIAHHPPLYRPLQQLLTDDGHGRMIAACVKHDIAVYAAHTNLDVAFGGLNDWLAEALGLNETDVLVPTYTEALKKLVVYVPVSHAEAVRTAVGDAGAGHIGRYSHCTFNSRGIGTFLPEEGAEPFIGEQGRLEEVEEVRIETIVPASLESQVMEAMLAAHPYEEVAYDIYPLDNEGRRFGLGRIGRLPQPVTLRAFAEQVKTAFSIPAVRVVGRLDDLVQTVAVLGGDGNKFVAAAASAGADVYVTGDVYYHTAHDAQALGLHLVDPGHNVEKVMKQGVARYLTAELAKRQWETDVIASSVHTDPFQFI
- the rpoD gene encoding RNA polymerase sigma factor RpoD, which codes for MAEKPAQSKQVEAAGDTLEQVKEQLAELGKKRGILTYEEIAERLSGFDLDSDQMDEYYEYLADQGIEVISESDIETDPDIDELVKEEEFDLNDLSVPPGVKINDPVRMYLKEIGRVPLLSAEEEIELAKRIEQGDEEAKRRLTEANLRLVVSIAKRYVGRGMLFLDLIQEGNMGLIKAVEKFDYRKGYKFSTYATWWIRQAITRAIADQARTIRIPVHMVETINKLIRVQRQLLQDLGREPTPEEIAEEMDLTPEKVREILKIAQEPVSLETPIGEEDDSHLGDFIEDQEATSPSEHAAYELLKEQLEDVLDTLTDREENVLRLRFGLDDGRTRTLEEVGKVFGVTRERIRQIEAKALRKLRHPSRSKRLKDFLE
- a CDS encoding membrane protein, whose product is MNRRRRETIIREIEYWKRSRLLPEQYCDYLLALYTEGDGRPRSRQRPGSLAAGLCLLLPAAALAIYFTELSFVLQTLLLSLFLSVCLLLVWRWRKERQLLHFPLIGSAWLLLMGTVAGSSYYFPGQSGALTVAVLANCAAWLAVGHLFRLHYFSLAAAVGGVLTAVIVWWQ
- the dnaG gene encoding DNA primase; translated protein: MGHRIPEETIEAIRRSIDIVDVVGEYVQLKKQGRNYFGLCPFHGEKTPSFSVSPEKQIFHCFGCGAGGNAFTFLMDMEGIPFVEAAKRLAAKAGIDLSAYQLNVRGHDDGQNGEVKAMIEAHTLLKRFYHHLLVYTKEGQAALDYLQARGWTKETIDRFEIGYAPDAPDAAVRLLDSHSFSLPVMEKAGLVTKKEDERYVDRFRNRIMFPIHDHRGETVGFSGRLLDEGQPKYVNSPETPIFHKGTLLYHFHEARVPIRKRQEALLLEGFADVISAVQAGIDYAVATMGTSLTEEQARILRRHAETVTICYDGDNAGTEAAWRAAEQLSALGCHVKVASILNGLDPDEYIRVYGKERFAGEIAAAQPLMAFKMTYLRRGKNLQREGDRLRYIEEVLREIGKLPSPVEKDYYVRQLADEFSLSLSALNEQLSRYKHEKPKQREAAASEKAPRPTLAKKLLPAFQNAERLLLAHMMRSRDVALIVQERVGGRFNIEEHRALAAYIYAFYEEGHEADLGALMFRLPGELQPLASELSLLLVSDDVSEQELADYMKHVLNHPKWLMLKEKEQEKTEAERRKDFLAAARIAKEMIEMKKMLSSS
- the cccA gene encoding cytochrome c550 — translated: MNRNPLIPFFIIMAFGIVLTFVLSFKGLGDAKEMAEEKKGGEKTEQAAEFNPEQFYQQTCASCHGQSYEGGVGPALKGVGERLSADQIKDVLQNGRGGMPGGLVPADNLDAMTKWLAGLK
- a CDS encoding tRNA (adenine(22)-N(1))-methyltransferase; this encodes MNEFHLSKRLETVASFIPKGAVLADIGSDHAYLPCYACLRGYASKAIAGEVADGPLRSARQQVEKSGLSHLISVRKGDGLAVIDHGEVDCITIAGMGGALIARILDEGEEKLTGVKRLILQPNIGAELVRRWLLDHGWELTAERILKEDGQIYEVLVAERGDARRPYRHLEAELLLGPFLRQENSEVFREKWQRELRHWKRIIADLAEKGESEAAREKKRELEKKVQLVEEALL